Proteins encoded together in one Gadus chalcogrammus isolate NIFS_2021 chromosome 18, NIFS_Gcha_1.0, whole genome shotgun sequence window:
- the LOC130371320 gene encoding pantothenate kinase 3-like produces MADNGRSPEQKRPCHHVPQPGDVNGSTVDTGCGTVDSGCGTGDSGSSGAGGSRSSSECFDEEEPKLSRVRRRTDSCRKNRPPFPWFGMDIGGTLVKLVYFEPVDVTAEEEQEEVDNLKSIRKYLTSNVAYGDSGIRDVHLELRKLTICGRTGNLHFIRFPTQDMLGFIQMGQDKNFSSLHTSLCATGGGAFKFEQDFATMAGLELCKLDELDCLIRGLLYVDSVGFNGLPECFYFQNPSDPDHSTKHSCSLDNPFPMLLVNIGSGVSILAVYSKDHYKRVTGTSLGGGTFLGLCSLLTGCQSFEEALEMAAKGDSTNADKLVRDIYGGDYERFGLQGAAVASSFGHMMCKEKRESVSKEDLARATLVTITNNIGSIARMCAVNEKIERVVFVGNFLRINTVSTKLLSYAMDFWSNGQLRALFLEHEGYFGAVGAFLELLKPSEDH; encoded by the exons ATGGCCGACAACGGACGGTCCCCCGAACAGAAGAGACCGTGTCACCATGTCCCTCAACCCGGGGATGTTAACGGTTCTACCGTGGACACGGGCTGCGGCACCGTGGACTCGGGCTGCGGCACCGGGGACTCGGGCTCTAGCGGCGCCGGTGGAAGCCGAAGCAGCAGCGAATGTTTTGATGAGGAGGAGCCGAAACTGAGCAGAGTCCGGCGGAGGACAGACTCCTGCAGGAAGAACAGACCAC CGTTCCCGTGGTTCGGGATGGACATCGGAGGAACTCTGGTGAAGCTGGTCTACTTTGAGCCGGTCGACGTCACTGCTGAAGAAGAACAGGAGGAAGTGGACAACCTGAAGTCCATCCGGAAGTACCTGACCTCCAATGTAGCCTACG GCGACTCGGGCATCAGGGACGTGCACCTGGAGCTCCGGAAGCTGACCATATGTGGGCGGACAGGAAACCTCCACTTCATCCGCTTCCCCACTCAGGACATGCTGGGGTTCATCCAGATGGGACAGGACAAGAACTTCTCCTCCCTGCACACCTCCCTGTGTGCcactgggggcggggccttcaAGTTCGAACAGGACTTTGCAACG aTGGCAGGTCTGGAGCTCTGTAAGCTAGATGAGCTGGACTGTCTGATCCGGGGGCTTCTCTACGTGGACAGCGTGGGCTTCAACGGTCTCCCCGAGTGCTTCTACTTCCAAAACCCCTCAGACCCGGACCACAGCACCAAGCACAGCTGTAGCCTGGACAACCCCTTCCCCATGCTGCTGGTTAACATCG GTTCCGGGGTGTCCATCCTTGCTGTTTACTCTAAGGACCACTACAAACGAGTTACGGGGACCAG tctAGGGGGCGGGACCTTCCTGGGGCTGTGCTCTCTGCTGACTGGCTGCCAGAGCTTCGAGGAGGCGCTGGAGATGGCGGCTAAAGGGGACTCCACCAACGCCGACAAACTGGTACGAGACATCTACGGAGGGGACTACGAGCGCTTCGGCCTGCAGGGAGCCGCCGTCGCCTCCAG TTTTGGTCACATGATGTGCAAGGAGAAGAGGGAAAGCGTCAGTAAAGAGGACCTGGCCAGAGCGACGTTGGtcaccatcaccaacaacaTAGGATCTATTGCACGCATGTGTGCAGTCAACGAG AAAATCGAACGTGTGGTGTTTGTTGGAAACTTCCTGAGGATCAACACGGTGTCCACCAAGCTGCTGTCCTATGCCATGGATTTCTGGTCCAACGGACAACTCCGAGCGCTGTTCCTGGAGCACGAG gGTTATTTCGGCGCTGTGGGTGCCTTCCTTGAACTACTGAAGCCGTCTGAAGACCATTAA